A stretch of DNA from Equus asinus isolate D_3611 breed Donkey chromosome 20, EquAss-T2T_v2, whole genome shotgun sequence:
CCTGGCCTCTTCCTCTGTGTCCTGTCACCTCTCGCCCCTGCCTTCCTCTCGGGCACAGGTTTGGACTCCCTGGAGGAGGAAACGGGCGCCCTCGTTGACTAGGAGTCATGACTAGGGGCATGCGTGTGTgccagtgtgtgtatgtgagagggagggaaagtgGGGCCAGTGGGGGGACTGGCCTGTTGAGCCATTTCGACACTTCAGCGAACACCGATGGCCCCTGTGTGCTGGCCTGTTCCAGGCAccagggacacagcagtgaatacAAGGGACCGGGTCCATGCCATTGTGCGGCTGACACTGGGGGTGGGGCGAGGAACAAGGAGCCCACTCCCAATCAGGGAGCCTGGAGAAGGTGACGGGGCTCGGAGAAGAGGCGGGACAGATCAGGGCTGGGGTCCTGCAGGGGACGGTCGGGGAGCCTCTAGAGTAGGTGGCGTTTGAGCCTCATGGGAGGTGGGGGGACATGTGAACCGTGGCCGAGGGAACAGCCCCACCAAGGCCAAGCGCAGGTCCAGCAGGTCTGGGAGCGGATGAGTGTGGGATGTGCCTGTGTGTGGATGTGCGCGTGTGGGAGACCTGGCCGGCGGTCCTGGTGTGTAAGTGGGACTAGGTTGGCCAACTGTGTGTACACAGTcttggcgggggcggggggggggggtcgctGGCTCTGTCAGAGGCTCTGTGGCATGTCGTCTGCCTGTCTGCATGTGTGTGGGAGTTTGTGCCACGCcgggtgtgcgtgcgtgcgtgcatgttGGGCTGACAGCCTGGTACATCTGTGGCTCCTGATGGCCACATGCCCCTGTgtcctctcttgttctctctctttctctccctccttccgtctctctctctctctctctgtgtcccccTCTCTCGTGCAGCTGCTGTCCCTCACTCTGCCCTCCCGCCCTGCCGTGTGGTGCATCACCACTCCTGTGACCTCTGTTCACTGGGCCTTCGTGTATCTCCACTGACCCCCACCTTAGTCACCCACACCAGCTCCCTAAGATCCCCATGTGCTTCAGTTTGTGGGGCCAGCTGGAAGCCTCTGTCCCCCGACAGCCTTTTTCCGGGCTCTGGGGCAGCCTCAGGGGCCTGGGAGACTGTGTGAGGGAGGGGACCCATCGGGCACCGGGAGATGTGGAGAGGGCAGTAGTGTGGTCCTCGCCCCAGAGAGCTGACAGTGCAGGGCAGAAAAGGGGCCCAGGTACCCCCAAGGGGCAGGAACCTGGCAGTGTCTCCAGCGAGCCCAGATGCAGGGGGAGCCCCAGAGGTTACCAAGCCAGAGAGTGAGGGCTTAAGACCCTGATTCCGGCCCTGCTGGagcagagatgcagggatggggCAAAGCGGGGCCGGAGCAGCAGAGAGGGACCGCAAGAGGCGAGGTCACTGGGCCTGGCCATGTCCTCGGGGTCCCCAGAGCTCTTCGTTTGCTCCTGCCAGGCTCTAGCCAGTCCTGCACCCATTCTTGAACTGCAGGCCAGGCTTGTAGACCTGCCCCCTTGCTCTGGCTGCAGTCAGGGGCCAGGGCCAACGGGGCAAGGAGAGTGTCCGGCTGCCAGCAAGTCAAGCCTATTTGTCCTTCCCCGTTGATCACCGGGCCCGTCACCAGGTGCCTGCAGAACTGTGGGAGGGAACGGTGGGCCACAGCAGGGAggtgtggagagagaggagggggcagtAGCTGAGGGGTAGGCCACAGGCTTCCCTCCACGGACAGGTGAACCTGGGAGAATGTGTGTAGCTGCCGCCTTCCCCAGCCAGGGACCCCTCTCTGGAGTGCCAGGGCCCCTGGGCTATGGGGCGTCACTGGAGCACCGTCTGTCCCCTCCAGGGGCCACACTGGCCTCCACTTCCCTACCCTGTGGCCAGCCCAGCCAGGGAGGCTGCTAGTCCCTCGGGGAACCTGCACTCCTGTCCTGGGCCCCTCTCTGGCCTGTCTCTGCAGCGCCTCCTTTGGGCCCCAAGTCTTGGCTCCCAtctgtctgtttgtctgtctgtctcccaccCACTCTCCCACCCCTTAACGCCGCCTGCCCGTCCTGGGGTTTCCGCTGCCTGCccgctgcctgcctgcctgcctggagCATGCCCGAGCTGTCCGCATGCAGGCTGTTGGAAAGAACCAGACCCCCTCGCCtggcccagcccccgcccccctaGTCCCACCAGCCCCTGGAGGGGCTGTGCCACCTGGACCCCCTTACCCGAAGGACACAGGCCCAGCCTGGGGTTCTGCCCTGGCCTCCATTGGCCCCAGCTCTACAGGCCAGGCTGGGAGGCTGCCAGAGGGTGGCCCCCCGACCCTGGAATAAAATGTGGGGTGAGGCAGCCAGAAGCCTGGGTCCCTCACCCGCTGTCTCCCCAGGGTGGTCCGCCTCCCTCTGTTGGGCAGCCAGGTTCAGTGCTGCCCACAGGGCCAGAGCCCAGGCTGATCGTGGCGGGCGTTCCCCCCTCACATGGTCCAGAATGTGGGCGCAGTGGCCCTGGGCCTGCTTcccaggcagaggtggggaggagacggACACACCAGGGAGGCCGCCTGGCTGAGCGATGCCATCAGCCTCCAGGCCTCGTTTTTCTGTCAGCATAGACTTGGGGACACACCCTCAGCCTCTGGGGACCAGCCCTCCCCGCCAGCCCACTGCATCTCCTTCCAGGTTGGGGGTAGGAGAAGGCACCCCAAGAgtggtttgggggtggggagctccTCCGGCCCAGCAGGGAGGGGCAGTGCTGGCCTACCTGAGGGATGCCAGGGAGGGGAGGACCAGGGTCCTAAGCCCCCCAGAATGCCAGCCCTGGAGCTGGGGCCAGCTGGGAGCtcaccccctccccgcccctggtTCTCACCCCCCCAGCCTTGCAGCTCCCGCTGGCTAATGATGGCGGCAGCCGCTCCCCGTCTTCCGAGAGCTCCCCGCAACACCCTACgccgcccgcccggccccgccaCATGCTGGGGCTGCCACCCACCTTGTTCACACCCCGCAGCATGGAGAGGTGAGCTGTCTGAGTGGGGCCGCTGGCCAGTGGGGGGGTCGGGAGGCGCGTGTCAGAGGACGGTGGTTTAATCTGTGGGAACCCCGGTGTGTAGGGGGCCGGGGTGGCCTCGGCTCGGCCAGGATCCCCCGTCCACCAACGCCTACTCCGTGTCCCCCCAGCATTGAGATTGACCAGAAGCTGCAGGAGATCATGAAGCAGACGGGCTACCTGACCATCGGGGGCCAGGTACCGCCCTGCCCTTGGCCCCTGGGGTGCGGGTAGGCCACACCTGGGTAGGTccttgggggcagggggcagaggccCGACCCCCAACTTgggctctccttccttcccagcgCTACCAGGCAGAAATCAACGACCTGGAGAACCTGGGGGAGATGGGCAGTGGCACTTGCGGCCAGGTATGGAAGATGCGCTTCCGGAAGACAGGGCACGTGATCGCCGTCAAGGtgagccccctcctccccacccccgccccgggtgGCCCCCACCCTGCGTGCTaaggctcccctcctctcccatcccATGCAGCAAATGCGGCGCTCGGGGAACAAGGAAGAGAACAAGCGCATCCTCATGGATCTGGACGTGGTGCTCAAGAGCCACGACTGCCCCTACATCGTGCAGTGCTTCGGGACCTTCATCACCAATGTGAGCCCGCACCTGCCCACCTGCGGGCCCCGGGCCCAACTCCCTCCCCGAGGGTGGGAGGGGCTTCCCTGCCAGTTCCGAGCATCGCCCACCCCCCCggccctcccaccccctgcctggATGGAACCatctggggtgggcaggaggatgCAGCAGCCCCCAAGCCACTTCCTGCTGCCCCACAGACGGACGTCTTCATTGCCATGGAGCTCATGGGCACGTGCGCCGAGAAGCTCAAGAAGCGGATGCAGGGCCCCATCCCCGAGCGCATCCTGGGCAAGATGACGGTGGCGGTGAGCGGCAGGGCAGGGGCACGGCCGGGCAGGCGGGTGGCCCTCAGGCCCTGGCCCCCCCATCACTGGTGCCCGCCCCATCCCCGCCGCAGATCGTGAAGGCGCTCTACTACCTGAAGGAGAAGCACGGCGTGATCCACCGAGACGTCAAGCCCTCCAACATTCTGCTGGACGAGCGGGGCCAGATCAAGCTGTGCGACTTCGGCATCAGCGGCCGTCTCGTCGACTCCAAAGCCAAGACGCGGAGCGCTGGCTGCGCCGCCTACATGGCAGTAAGTGGGGG
This window harbors:
- the MAP2K7 gene encoding dual specificity mitogen-activated protein kinase kinase 7 isoform X1 is translated as MAASSLEQKLSRLEAKLKQENREARRRIDLNLDISPQRPRPIIVITLSPAPAPSQRAALQLPLANDGGSRSPSSESSPQHPTPPARPRHMLGLPPTLFTPRSMESIEIDQKLQEIMKQTGYLTIGGQRYQAEINDLENLGEMGSGTCGQVWKMRFRKTGHVIAVKQMRRSGNKEENKRILMDLDVVLKSHDCPYIVQCFGTFITNTDVFIAMELMGTCAEKLKKRMQGPIPERILGKMTVAIVKALYYLKEKHGVIHRDVKPSNILLDERGQIKLCDFGISGRLVDSKAKTRSAGCAAYMAPERIDPPDPTKPDYDIRADVWSLGISLVELATGQFPYKNCKTDFEVLTKVLQEEPPLLPGHMGFSGDFQSFVKDCLTKDHRKRPKYNKLLEHSFIRRYETLEVDVASWFKDVMAKTESPRTSGVLSQHHLPFFR
- the MAP2K7 gene encoding dual specificity mitogen-activated protein kinase kinase 7 isoform X2; the protein is MAASSLEQKLSRLEAKLKQENREARRRIDLNLDISPQRPRPTLQLPLANDGGSRSPSSESSPQHPTPPARPRHMLGLPPTLFTPRSMESIEIDQKLQEIMKQTGYLTIGGQRYQAEINDLENLGEMGSGTCGQVWKMRFRKTGHVIAVKQMRRSGNKEENKRILMDLDVVLKSHDCPYIVQCFGTFITNTDVFIAMELMGTCAEKLKKRMQGPIPERILGKMTVAIVKALYYLKEKHGVIHRDVKPSNILLDERGQIKLCDFGISGRLVDSKAKTRSAGCAAYMAPERIDPPDPTKPDYDIRADVWSLGISLVELATGQFPYKNCKTDFEVLTKVLQEEPPLLPGHMGFSGDFQSFVKDCLTKDHRKRPKYNKLLEHSFIRRYETLEVDVASWFKDVMAKTESPRTSGVLSQHHLPFFR